In Archocentrus centrarchus isolate MPI-CPG fArcCen1 chromosome 1, fArcCen1, whole genome shotgun sequence, the following proteins share a genomic window:
- the rasd2b gene encoding GTP-binding protein Rhes, whose amino-acid sequence MEMGSVAPTTSIPVPHQLKCSTTDSAQFRGNMDGQCAGSSKVLLAYKNASQHLNSSGIKAGLGILKVATSQWKQEKKTLSGAAVRQLSTANNSHPCKRSPLDQLAALFLHGQTRHRQISQGHPQDPIDLTKPQNSKRIVVLGAPRVGKTSILRRYLRDGFVEEYNPTSEDFLRKLFRIRGETYQIDILDASRERDFPAKRRLSILTGDIFLLVFSLDDRSSFQEVCALRTEILAAKSKLTRSTVSEHCAQPQVPLLVCANKVDLQESEREISKAEVLQVFGDDCAYFETSAKDSTNLEKVFETLAKRGGLPTETGPSQHRKVSLRSYQAMRTGRAAGRGKQVIDRDVPCGTLYPLARRPSFTTDLRQVIGPHTARKPGKGLEKCYIQ is encoded by the exons ATGGAAATGGGTAGCGTCGCACCGACCACCTCCATCCCAGTTCCGCACCAGCTCAAGTGTTCCACTACAGATAGTGCCCAGTTTCGTGGTAACATGGATGGGCAGTGCGCCGGTTCATCCAAAGTCTTACTGGCTTACAAAAACGCATCGCAGCACTTGAATTCGTCTGGAATCAAAGCGGGCTTGGGCATACTTAAAGTCGCCACGTCCCAGtggaagcaggaaaagaagACGCTTTCAGGGGCAGCCGTAAGGCAACTGTCTACTGCTAACAACAGCCACCCTTGCAAGAGATCCCCACTGGATCAGCTGGCAGCTCTGTTTCTCCATGGTCAAACCCGGCACCGCCAGATTAGTCAAGGGCACCCACAAGACCCTATTGACTTGACCAAGCCACAGAACAGTAAGCGCATCGTCGTTCTTGGTGCGCCAAGGGTTGGAAAGACTTCAATCCTAAGAAGATACCTGCGGGACGGATTTGTGGAGGAATACAATCCCACCTCCGAGGATTTCCTAAGGAAACTGTTTCGTATCCGCGGGGAGACCTACCAAATTGACATCCTGGATGCGTCCAGGGAACGGGACTTCCCAGCCAAGCGGCGGCTGTCTATACTCACTG gGGATATTTTTCTTCTAGTGTTCAGTTTAGATGACCGGAGCTCTTTCCAAGAGGTGTGCGCGCTACGAACGGAAATTCTGGCTGCTAAATCCAAGCTCACAAGATCCACTGTGTCAGAGCACTGCGCACAGCCACAGGTTCCCCTGCTGGTCTGCGCCAACAAGGTGGACCTCCAGGAATCTGAGAGAGAAATATCCAAGGCAGAGGTGCTCCAAGTCTTCGGGGATGACTGTGCCTATTTTGAAACGTCTGCGAAGGACAGCACAAATCTCGAGAAAGTATTCGAGACTTTGGCAAAGCGAGGTGGGCTTCCGACCGAAACTGGCCCATCTCAACACCGCAAGGTGTCTCTCCGCTCGTACCAGGCAATGAGGACAGGCCGGGCAGCGGGGAGGGGGAAGCAGGTCATCGATCGTGATGTTCCCTGCGGTACACTGTACCCACTGGCCCGACGACCGAGTTTTACCACCGATCTCCGTCAAGTCATTGGCCCACATACGGCAAGGAAACCCGGCAAAGGACTGGAGAAATGCTATATTCAATGA